The following proteins come from a genomic window of Rhodoligotrophos sp. CJ14:
- a CDS encoding ABC transporter substrate-binding protein → MFRALRILAASLPLLIPTAIAAQEVSNEVVKIGILTDMTGPFADFAGQGSVAAAELAIEDFGGSVLDKPVELISASHDLKPDIASAKAREWFDVDNVDMINDITGSSIALAVSKLAHERDKIAIVNSAAVTALTNEQCTPNTVHYAYDIYAIASTTTRSIVRNVGKNWFFLTQDTIGGKALEDTMTTFLLENGGEKVGTARHPLNAQDYSSFLLQAQNSKADVIALANSGTEFINAVKGASEFGLVQAGQKLAGTTVFITDIHALGLDAAQGTLAATAFYWDMDDATRAFAKRFYERMNKMPTMAQAGVYSSTKLYLEAVKAAGTDQADAVMAKMREIPVNDIFKNGHLRENGSFAHDMYLVQVKAPSESSGPWDYYKVLETVPADEAYQPLEKSSCPLIKK, encoded by the coding sequence ATGTTCCGAGCACTGCGTATCCTGGCGGCTAGCCTGCCACTTCTTATCCCGACGGCGATTGCCGCTCAGGAAGTCTCCAACGAGGTGGTCAAGATCGGCATCCTGACCGATATGACCGGGCCGTTTGCCGATTTCGCCGGACAAGGCTCGGTCGCTGCCGCCGAGCTCGCAATCGAAGATTTCGGCGGATCAGTGCTGGACAAGCCGGTCGAGCTTATCTCGGCAAGTCACGACCTGAAGCCGGATATTGCCTCGGCGAAGGCCCGAGAATGGTTCGACGTCGACAATGTCGATATGATCAACGACATCACTGGCTCCTCAATCGCGCTGGCTGTGTCCAAACTCGCGCACGAGAGAGACAAGATAGCCATTGTCAACAGCGCAGCTGTGACCGCGCTGACCAACGAGCAGTGCACACCCAATACAGTGCACTATGCCTATGATATCTATGCAATTGCCAGCACAACGACCCGGTCGATCGTGCGAAATGTTGGGAAGAACTGGTTCTTCCTCACACAGGATACGATCGGGGGGAAGGCGCTGGAGGACACGATGACCACCTTCCTTCTCGAGAATGGTGGCGAGAAGGTGGGCACGGCAAGACATCCGCTCAACGCGCAGGACTACTCTTCCTTCTTGCTGCAGGCACAGAATTCCAAGGCTGACGTTATCGCGCTTGCCAATTCCGGCACGGAATTCATCAATGCCGTGAAAGGTGCGAGCGAGTTCGGACTGGTTCAGGCGGGGCAAAAGCTGGCGGGCACCACCGTGTTCATCACCGATATTCATGCGCTGGGGCTGGACGCGGCGCAGGGCACCTTGGCGGCAACCGCATTCTACTGGGATATGGACGATGCGACGCGGGCTTTTGCCAAGCGCTTTTATGAACGCATGAACAAGATGCCCACCATGGCGCAAGCCGGCGTCTACTCGTCAACCAAGCTTTACCTCGAAGCCGTCAAAGCAGCCGGCACTGATCAAGCCGATGCCGTCATGGCCAAGATGCGCGAGATTCCGGTCAACGACATCTTCAAGAATGGCCACCTGCGTGAGAATGGCAGCTTCGCGCACGATATGTATCTTGTTCAGGTAAAGGCGCCGAGTGAGTCGAGCGGTCCCTGGGATTATTACAAGGTGCTGGAGACAGTGCCTGCCGATGAGGCTTATCAGCCGCTGGAGAAGAGCAGCTGCCCGCTGATCAAGAAATAG
- a CDS encoding thiolase C-terminal domain-containing protein: MSALRNATAIVGLGATPYYKRGASLPQTLPELVCKAIIAAVDDAGLQLSDVDGFAYYSGGFDTPYLTETLGIPEIRYSAMLTGSGGGSAGAVGLAASAIVSGMAETVVVVGGTQMAEQRFGALLQAYPNTPENAFFSSSGLIGPGHMFALLARRHMHRYGTTRDHFAEVALSTRANAVRNPNAVMRKPMSCEDYFNAPMIADPLCLFDFCLESDGAIAVVVTSAERARDLRQRPVRILGCTHGGERDWGRAVYWMNMPDDHFASSGHSAVARRLYEQAGVGPDDIDCAQIYDHFSPMVIAQLEDYGFCARGEGGPFVASGAIRFEGGSLPVNTDGGQLSAGYIWGMSHVREAVEQLRGTAVNQVAGAELVLVTGGPSSLPVSGLILGRD; the protein is encoded by the coding sequence ATGTCGGCATTGAGGAACGCAACCGCGATCGTTGGGCTTGGCGCGACACCCTATTACAAACGGGGCGCTTCGCTGCCACAAACGCTGCCCGAGCTCGTATGCAAGGCAATCATCGCGGCGGTAGACGATGCAGGACTTCAGCTCTCCGATGTTGATGGCTTTGCCTATTACTCCGGCGGGTTCGATACGCCCTATCTCACCGAGACCTTGGGCATCCCGGAAATCCGCTATTCAGCTATGCTGACCGGGAGTGGCGGGGGCTCCGCTGGGGCTGTGGGCCTCGCAGCCTCAGCAATCGTCAGCGGAATGGCCGAAACCGTTGTGGTGGTGGGCGGCACCCAGATGGCCGAACAGCGTTTCGGCGCCCTGCTCCAGGCTTACCCCAATACTCCCGAGAATGCGTTTTTCTCGTCCTCAGGGCTGATCGGACCGGGGCACATGTTCGCGTTGCTGGCGCGGCGCCATATGCATCGCTACGGCACGACGCGCGATCATTTCGCTGAAGTCGCACTCTCAACCCGAGCGAATGCTGTACGCAATCCCAATGCCGTCATGCGCAAGCCCATGAGTTGCGAGGATTATTTCAACGCGCCGATGATCGCGGACCCCCTGTGTCTCTTCGATTTCTGCCTCGAATCCGATGGCGCAATAGCCGTTGTCGTCACCAGCGCAGAGCGGGCACGGGATTTGCGGCAACGACCGGTTCGGATCCTGGGCTGCACCCATGGTGGCGAGCGCGATTGGGGACGTGCCGTCTATTGGATGAACATGCCCGACGATCACTTCGCATCCTCCGGCCACAGCGCAGTTGCCCGTCGCCTTTATGAGCAGGCCGGCGTTGGTCCGGACGATATCGACTGTGCGCAGATATACGATCATTTCAGTCCGATGGTGATTGCCCAGCTTGAGGATTACGGCTTCTGCGCCAGGGGCGAGGGAGGGCCGTTCGTCGCCAGTGGCGCGATTCGGTTTGAGGGCGGGTCGCTGCCCGTCAATACTGACGGGGGCCAGCTCTCGGCCGGTTATATCTGGGGCATGTCGCATGTGCGCGAGGCAGTCGAGCAGCTTCGCGGCACAGCGGTGAACCAGGTCGCCGGCGCGGAACTCGTGTTGGTGACGGGCGGCCCATCATCCCTACCGGTCTCCGGTCTTATTCTGGGAAGGGACTAA
- a CDS encoding cytochrome P450 — protein sequence MDTALSHVKLNAPETAQNVYPLYEELRAAGGILWSQQHKAWLISSYDTVKKLLLSTETSVEKLSPFVNQTSGALKTTVAEINEVMAHWLPFIDPPEHTRLRMILQKSFNPRVLQAHEPMMRNVIRSVIDELGARDEIDFLDEFAFQVPALIITELYGMPRSSVGLIKIWAAGLGEFVLGSNKADRYETSAVMIKEMKSYFSGLVATRSAELAQPGAQPTESLLDKLLLARSEPDGLTDDEVISTLILILFAAPETTASMLMNGMLCLILHKSKLRELATDRTLIGPAIDELIRFDGPVPTVVRVARKDLELGDHMIRSGDRIFLLLKSANRDPQQFPNADALDFSRGRSQHVGFGMGIHLCLGAPLARLEARIALEELLERYADFDLPEQEIIWRHELLAHSPRSLRVSLRPKCS from the coding sequence ATGGATACCGCACTCTCTCACGTTAAACTGAACGCGCCTGAGACCGCGCAGAACGTCTATCCACTCTACGAGGAACTCCGGGCTGCGGGCGGTATCCTTTGGAGCCAGCAGCACAAGGCCTGGCTCATTTCCAGCTATGACACGGTGAAGAAGCTACTGCTGTCGACGGAGACCTCGGTCGAGAAACTGTCGCCATTCGTCAATCAGACCAGCGGCGCCTTGAAGACCACGGTCGCTGAAATCAATGAGGTGATGGCCCATTGGCTTCCCTTCATCGATCCTCCCGAGCACACGCGACTGCGGATGATCCTGCAGAAAAGCTTCAATCCACGCGTCCTTCAAGCTCATGAGCCGATGATGCGCAATGTCATTCGCTCGGTGATCGACGAGCTTGGCGCGAGGGACGAAATCGATTTCCTGGATGAGTTCGCGTTTCAGGTTCCGGCGCTGATCATCACCGAGCTCTATGGAATGCCGAGGTCATCCGTCGGTCTGATCAAGATCTGGGCGGCAGGGCTCGGCGAATTCGTCCTGGGGTCCAACAAGGCCGACCGCTACGAGACCAGTGCGGTCATGATCAAGGAGATGAAAAGCTACTTCAGCGGCTTGGTTGCGACGCGCTCGGCAGAGCTCGCACAGCCCGGGGCCCAGCCGACCGAGTCCCTCCTCGACAAGCTGCTATTGGCCAGAAGTGAACCTGACGGGCTGACGGACGACGAAGTTATCTCGACGCTGATTCTGATCCTTTTTGCCGCGCCCGAGACCACTGCGAGCATGCTGATGAATGGCATGCTCTGCCTTATTCTCCACAAGTCAAAGCTTCGGGAGCTTGCTACGGATCGAACGCTGATCGGACCGGCAATCGACGAGTTGATACGCTTCGATGGACCGGTCCCAACAGTGGTACGCGTCGCACGCAAAGATCTGGAACTCGGCGACCACATGATCCGGTCTGGGGATCGCATTTTCTTGCTGCTGAAATCTGCCAACCGCGACCCGCAGCAGTTTCCCAATGCGGACGCTCTCGATTTCTCGCGCGGACGCAGCCAGCATGTGGGGTTCGGAATGGGCATCCATTTGTGCCTTGGCGCGCCGCTCGCCCGTCTGGAAGCACGGATAGCCCTGGAAGAATTGCTCGAGCGTTACGCAGATTTCGATCTCCCCGAGCAGGAGATCATCTGGCGGCATGAGCTCTTGGCCCATTCGCCGCGAAGCCTGCGCGTGTCGCTGCGGCCAAAGTGCTCTTAA
- a CDS encoding transporter substrate-binding domain-containing protein translates to MKILRALAVLSAMGLSIGLAQAQTAPSKITIATEGAYEPWNFSGPGGKLEGFEIDLANDLCKRMKVSCEIVAQDWDGLIPSLNAHKFDAIVASMIATDKRREVMDFSQPYASTLAGIMVDKSGPLANLPGGGEVIDINKDPDKAKQAIDGLREALKGKTIGVQGSTSNAAFLDKYFKGDIEVREYKTTEQHDLDLQAGRLDAIVAQTTSLNSTLQKPGYDTFAIVGPSFTGDVFGQGIAVGLRKEDAKLKQMFNDAISAAMKDGTVKALSEKWFKTDVTPRS, encoded by the coding sequence ATGAAGATTCTTCGCGCACTTGCCGTGCTTTCCGCCATGGGGCTTTCGATTGGCCTCGCGCAAGCCCAAACAGCACCATCCAAGATAACCATCGCGACCGAAGGGGCTTATGAGCCCTGGAACTTCAGCGGTCCGGGCGGGAAGCTCGAAGGTTTCGAAATCGATCTTGCCAATGATCTCTGCAAGCGCATGAAGGTGAGCTGCGAGATCGTGGCGCAGGACTGGGACGGCCTTATTCCGTCGCTGAACGCGCATAAGTTCGATGCGATCGTGGCCTCGATGATCGCGACGGATAAACGCCGCGAGGTCATGGATTTCAGCCAGCCCTATGCTTCTACTCTGGCCGGCATCATGGTGGACAAGTCGGGTCCGCTGGCGAACCTGCCCGGTGGAGGCGAGGTCATCGATATCAATAAGGATCCGGACAAGGCAAAGCAGGCCATCGATGGTTTGAGGGAAGCTCTCAAAGGCAAAACGATTGGTGTGCAGGGTTCTACCTCGAATGCGGCGTTCCTCGACAAGTATTTCAAAGGCGATATCGAGGTGCGCGAGTATAAGACGACGGAACAGCACGATCTGGATTTGCAGGCGGGCCGGCTCGATGCGATCGTTGCTCAGACGACCTCATTGAACTCTACCCTGCAAAAGCCCGGATACGACACGTTCGCGATCGTTGGTCCAAGCTTCACCGGTGATGTTTTCGGGCAGGGTATTGCAGTCGGCCTCCGAAAGGAGGACGCAAAACTCAAGCAGATGTTCAACGACGCGATCAGCGCGGCAATGAAAGATGGAACGGTCAAAGCGCTCTCCGAGAAGTGGTTCAAGACGGACGTAACTCCCCGGTCTTGA
- a CDS encoding FadR/GntR family transcriptional regulator codes for MPAYRVVFDTIERLIMDGRLKPGDVLPTESELAEQFNINRSTLREGIRLLEQNGLVERGGAKRLTVAVPQILDLATRISRALLLHDVTFLELWETYMTLEPAAARLAAKKISDETIEVLEQNLAKMSSSYTDLDEFIDLDWQFHNLIASAAGNRSLELARQPISMLMMPSARVILPKLKTYNRVVEAHRHILDALKARDEDKAEEWMRRHTADFERGYKRMGLSPSGRLVEEQQTSRPLTKKRA; via the coding sequence GTGCCCGCTTATCGTGTGGTTTTCGACACTATAGAGCGGCTGATCATGGACGGCCGCCTGAAACCCGGGGACGTCCTGCCCACGGAAAGTGAACTGGCCGAGCAGTTCAATATCAACCGCTCCACTTTACGTGAAGGGATCAGGCTGCTCGAGCAGAACGGCCTTGTCGAGCGCGGCGGCGCCAAACGGCTCACGGTCGCCGTGCCGCAGATCCTCGATCTTGCCACCCGCATCAGCCGGGCCCTCCTGCTCCACGACGTCACCTTTCTCGAGCTTTGGGAAACCTACATGACGCTCGAGCCGGCCGCAGCACGTCTGGCCGCCAAGAAAATCAGCGATGAGACGATCGAGGTGCTGGAGCAGAATCTTGCAAAGATGTCCAGCAGCTACACCGATCTCGATGAATTCATCGATCTCGACTGGCAATTCCATAATCTGATTGCCTCTGCAGCTGGAAACCGCTCGCTTGAACTGGCGAGACAGCCGATTTCAATGCTGATGATGCCCTCCGCCCGCGTGATCCTGCCAAAGTTGAAGACCTACAACAGGGTCGTCGAGGCGCATCGCCATATCCTCGATGCCCTCAAGGCGCGCGATGAGGACAAGGCCGAAGAGTGGATGCGGCGCCATACGGCAGATTTCGAGCGCGGATACAAACGCATGGGTTTGAGCCCCAGCGGCCGTCTGGTTGAGGAGCAGCAGACATCGAGGCCGCTCACCAAGAAGCGAGCCTGA
- a CDS encoding ABC transporter permease, translating to MQQLSYFELVGFGPNGWGSALLLATCMTIAVAVCGFLVGSVIGTIVAWGKIAGTLAVRWLADGYTTVLRGIPDLLVIYLFYFGGSAGLSAIGRLFGGEGFVGVPAFVTGALAIGVISGAYQAEVFRGAYQVVSRGELEAARSVGMHRWLMFRRIIIPQVLRFAIPGLGNTWQLVLKESALISVTGLVELLRQSYIAAGSTRRPFDFYITAAILYLAVTWASTYLFQRAERYSMRGLRRTS from the coding sequence GTGCAGCAACTGAGCTATTTCGAGCTCGTCGGTTTCGGCCCGAACGGGTGGGGATCGGCCCTTCTCCTTGCGACCTGCATGACGATCGCCGTGGCGGTTTGCGGCTTTCTCGTGGGCTCGGTGATCGGCACGATCGTGGCTTGGGGCAAGATCGCCGGCACTCTCGCCGTCAGGTGGCTTGCTGACGGCTACACGACGGTGCTGCGGGGCATTCCCGATCTGCTCGTCATCTATCTCTTCTATTTCGGCGGCAGTGCCGGCTTGAGCGCGATCGGGCGGCTGTTCGGCGGCGAGGGGTTCGTCGGGGTTCCGGCCTTCGTGACCGGCGCTCTGGCGATTGGGGTGATCTCGGGGGCCTATCAGGCGGAAGTGTTTCGCGGCGCTTATCAGGTCGTCAGTCGGGGCGAGCTCGAGGCGGCGCGCTCGGTGGGCATGCATCGCTGGCTCATGTTCCGCCGCATCATCATCCCGCAGGTCTTGCGTTTCGCCATTCCCGGCCTTGGCAATACCTGGCAGCTGGTGCTCAAGGAATCGGCGCTGATCTCGGTGACCGGCCTGGTCGAGCTGTTGCGCCAGTCCTATATCGCCGCCGGCTCGACCCGCCGTCCGTTCGATTTCTATATCACGGCGGCGATCCTCTATCTGGCCGTGACCTGGGCATCGACCTATCTGTTCCAGCGCGCCGAGCGCTATTCCATGCGCGGCTTGCGGAGGACTTCCTGA
- a CDS encoding SDR family oxidoreductase produces MPNKMLIVGALGTVGRAALEHFEQLSGWEVIGLSRRAPDFETRASWVSADLRNAEEVQSRLGEVRDITHIAYAAVYEKPDVTKGWAEQDHAQTNLAMLQNVVRTVQARSPKLRHISLMQGTKAYGAHLGPFRMPARESDPRYMPPNFYYDQMDWLAEEQVGKGWNWTIFRPQIVCGLALGSPLNIVSAIGTFAAISRELGMPLRFPGGPEKIGEATDARLIARGLEWAAGSPAAANETFNIANGDIYIWQNLWPRIAALFHMEHGPANPFSLARIMPQNEPIWDRIVARHGLEPNAYRYVVPNWQFADFLLGYGQRPNPHHVSTIKIRKAGFHDCVDTEEMFLDLLQELQRRRVLPR; encoded by the coding sequence ATGCCAAACAAGATGCTCATCGTCGGCGCATTGGGCACCGTCGGCCGAGCCGCGCTCGAGCATTTCGAACAATTGAGCGGATGGGAGGTGATCGGGTTATCCCGGCGCGCTCCGGATTTCGAGACACGCGCATCTTGGGTGTCAGCGGATCTGCGGAATGCCGAGGAGGTTCAGTCCAGGTTGGGGGAGGTCCGGGACATCACCCATATCGCCTATGCGGCGGTTTATGAGAAGCCGGACGTGACCAAAGGCTGGGCCGAGCAGGATCATGCGCAGACCAACTTGGCGATGCTGCAGAATGTGGTGCGGACCGTCCAAGCCCGTTCACCGAAGCTTCGCCACATCAGCCTTATGCAAGGGACGAAAGCTTACGGTGCGCATCTCGGCCCATTCCGCATGCCGGCACGTGAGAGCGATCCCCGTTATATGCCCCCGAACTTCTACTACGATCAGATGGACTGGCTGGCGGAAGAACAGGTGGGCAAAGGGTGGAACTGGACGATCTTCCGCCCGCAGATTGTCTGCGGTCTGGCACTGGGCAGCCCGCTGAATATCGTAAGTGCGATTGGCACCTTTGCCGCCATCTCCCGTGAACTGGGAATGCCGCTGCGTTTCCCGGGAGGGCCGGAGAAAATCGGCGAGGCGACGGACGCCCGCCTCATTGCACGCGGCCTAGAATGGGCCGCTGGGTCTCCGGCTGCCGCCAACGAGACATTCAATATCGCCAATGGCGATATCTATATCTGGCAGAATCTGTGGCCCCGGATCGCCGCCCTTTTCCATATGGAGCACGGGCCGGCCAATCCATTCTCCCTCGCGCGGATCATGCCTCAGAATGAGCCGATTTGGGACCGCATCGTCGCCCGTCATGGGCTTGAGCCAAATGCTTACCGCTATGTCGTGCCGAACTGGCAGTTTGCCGACTTCCTGTTGGGCTATGGTCAGCGCCCGAATCCTCACCACGTGAGCACGATCAAGATCCGGAAGGCGGGCTTTCACGACTGTGTGGACACAGAGGAGATGTTCCTCGATCTCTTGCAAGAGCTCCAGCGTCGCCGGGTCTTGCCGCGTTAA
- the ggt gene encoding gamma-glutamyltransferase has protein sequence MRDFEIPGRSLVMSRTGMAATSHPAATLAAVNVLQRGGNAIDAAVAACAVQCVVEPGSTGIGGDCFALLSRGGSAKIIAYNGAGRAPVAATAEWYRAQGYTAIPRQSPHAVTIPGAVDAWATLVRDHGTRDFGELLQPAIALARDGYVIAPRVAADWANQEALLRGNKDVARTFLPDGRVPMAGTVHYQPELASTLALIAEHGPEAFYGGPVAADIVECLQASGGLHTLEDFKSAKGDYVNPIKTSFRDYEVFECPPSGQGVIALMILNILAGFEAKGDPLSADRLHVEIEATRLAYSIRDAVLADPTQVDVPVEWLLSEQLAQELRSRIDLKRAMEAPPAYMPPNHRDTVYITVVDKERNAVSFINSLFHPYGSGLVSPKSGVLLHNRGQSFVLEQGHPNAIAPRKRPLHTIIPGMLVRDGKVQMPFGVMGGHYQAMGHAHLLTKVIDFGLDLQTAIGLPRLFPKPGTNEVEVEGTMPQETRMELERRGFKLVSPSWAIGGAQGIWIDWDTGALYGGSDHRKDGCALGW, from the coding sequence ATGAGAGACTTCGAAATCCCGGGGCGGTCGCTCGTCATGTCGCGGACCGGCATGGCGGCGACATCACATCCAGCGGCAACGCTGGCGGCCGTAAACGTTCTTCAGCGGGGCGGAAACGCGATCGATGCAGCAGTTGCCGCCTGTGCCGTGCAGTGTGTCGTCGAGCCGGGCTCCACGGGGATCGGTGGCGACTGCTTTGCTCTGCTCTCCAGGGGCGGAAGCGCCAAGATTATTGCCTATAACGGGGCGGGCCGCGCGCCGGTGGCCGCGACGGCCGAGTGGTACAGAGCGCAAGGCTATACCGCAATTCCGCGGCAGTCCCCGCATGCGGTGACCATTCCGGGCGCGGTGGATGCATGGGCGACCCTGGTCAGAGATCATGGGACGAGGGATTTCGGCGAGCTGCTCCAGCCGGCGATCGCGCTGGCGCGGGACGGCTATGTCATAGCTCCGCGGGTGGCGGCCGACTGGGCCAATCAGGAAGCACTGCTCCGCGGAAACAAGGACGTGGCGCGGACCTTCTTGCCGGACGGTCGGGTGCCGATGGCGGGCACGGTGCATTATCAACCCGAGCTCGCCAGCACTCTTGCACTCATTGCCGAGCATGGGCCCGAAGCCTTCTATGGCGGCCCGGTGGCGGCTGACATCGTCGAGTGCCTGCAGGCCTCAGGCGGCCTCCATACGCTCGAGGACTTCAAGTCCGCCAAGGGTGATTACGTCAACCCGATCAAGACGTCCTTCCGCGACTATGAAGTGTTCGAGTGCCCGCCGAGCGGGCAGGGTGTCATCGCCCTGATGATCCTCAACATTCTCGCAGGTTTCGAGGCGAAGGGAGATCCCTTGTCCGCCGATCGTCTGCATGTGGAGATCGAGGCGACCCGTCTGGCTTATTCAATCCGGGACGCAGTGCTGGCGGATCCTACGCAGGTCGATGTTCCCGTTGAGTGGCTATTGTCCGAGCAGCTTGCCCAAGAGCTGCGCAGCCGAATCGACCTGAAGCGGGCCATGGAAGCCCCGCCCGCCTATATGCCGCCGAACCACCGGGACACGGTTTATATCACCGTCGTCGATAAGGAGCGCAACGCGGTCAGCTTCATCAACTCGCTCTTTCATCCCTATGGAAGCGGGCTGGTTTCGCCGAAGAGCGGTGTCCTCCTGCACAATCGCGGGCAGAGCTTCGTTCTGGAACAGGGCCATCCCAACGCGATCGCGCCCAGAAAGCGGCCGCTTCACACGATCATTCCGGGCATGCTGGTGCGTGACGGAAAGGTCCAGATGCCCTTCGGCGTGATGGGAGGACATTATCAGGCGATGGGCCATGCTCATCTGCTCACAAAGGTCATTGATTTTGGCCTTGATCTCCAAACGGCCATTGGCTTGCCTCGTTTGTTTCCGAAGCCCGGCACTAATGAAGTCGAGGTGGAAGGGACCATGCCGCAGGAGACGCGCATGGAACTCGAGCGACGCGGCTTCAAGCTCGTTTCACCCTCATGGGCGATCGGCGGCGCACAAGGCATTTGGATCGACTGGGACACCGGCGCTCTCTATGGCGGTTCCGACCACCGTAAGGACGGGTGTGCTCTGGGCTGGTGA
- the speB gene encoding agmatinase: MVDRDKLSRLREKYGRAAGSDIFDPEFKRVADLVFKDGDRRPAPYAGIPTLLKAPYRPDAADLPDFGGLDIALLGIPMDLGVTNRSGARFGPRALRTVERIGPYEHVLRMVPSGECRIADIGDVPLSSRYDLAACHENIEAFIRRAVEAGVVPLSVGGDHSVSLPILRAIGRDRPVGMIHIDAHCDTSGSFEGCKFHHGGPFRQAVLDGVLDPERTIQIGIRGSSEYLWEFSFESGMTVIHAEEVGELGLDAVIKRARAVAGDGPTYISFDIDSLDPAFAPGTGTPEVGGLTTSEALRLLRGLIGLNIVGGDVVEVAPQYDANSITAQAGAQMLFELLCLATRTVTSRRDRAAGRS, from the coding sequence ATGGTTGATCGAGACAAGCTAAGCAGGCTGCGTGAGAAATATGGGCGCGCTGCGGGAAGCGACATTTTCGATCCAGAATTCAAGCGGGTCGCTGATCTGGTGTTCAAGGACGGCGACCGGCGTCCTGCACCATATGCGGGCATTCCCACGCTCCTGAAAGCGCCTTACCGGCCGGATGCCGCGGACCTGCCGGACTTCGGCGGGCTCGATATCGCGCTTCTCGGTATCCCCATGGATCTCGGTGTGACAAATCGGTCCGGTGCCCGGTTTGGCCCGCGCGCGCTCAGGACCGTGGAGAGGATCGGCCCTTATGAGCATGTGCTGCGCATGGTGCCGAGCGGGGAATGCAGGATTGCGGATATCGGGGATGTTCCCCTGAGCAGCCGATACGACCTGGCCGCTTGTCATGAGAATATCGAGGCATTCATCCGCCGAGCGGTTGAGGCTGGCGTCGTGCCGCTCTCGGTGGGCGGCGACCATTCCGTGAGCCTGCCAATTCTGCGTGCAATAGGCAGAGACAGGCCGGTCGGGATGATCCATATCGACGCGCATTGCGACACGAGCGGGTCGTTCGAGGGCTGTAAGTTCCATCATGGTGGACCGTTCCGGCAAGCGGTGCTCGATGGGGTGCTCGACCCGGAGCGCACCATTCAAATCGGGATACGGGGAAGCTCCGAATATCTGTGGGAGTTCTCGTTCGAGTCCGGCATGACCGTCATTCACGCCGAAGAGGTGGGTGAACTCGGGCTTGATGCCGTGATCAAGCGCGCCAGAGCGGTGGCAGGGGATGGCCCGACCTATATTTCCTTCGACATTGACAGTTTGGATCCGGCTTTCGCGCCGGGAACCGGAACCCCAGAGGTTGGAGGGCTTACGACGAGCGAGGCCCTGCGGCTGCTGCGCGGGTTGATCGGCCTCAATATCGTGGGCGGAGACGTGGTGGAGGTGGCGCCACAATATGACGCCAACTCGATCACCGCACAGGCAGGGGCACAGATGCTGTTCGAGCTTCTCTGCCTCGCCACGCGAACGGTTACGTCGAGACGGGACCGAGCGGCAGGCCGTTCCTGA
- a CDS encoding Zn-ribbon domain-containing OB-fold protein, with protein MSSDIAKAPPSGLFQLTTDQWTKPFWQAAAQHRLVAPRCRNCATFRMPPTPFCPHCLSQDLDWPELSGTGVIYSYSVVSRAIVPEMADSIPYVPALVEFPEADGIRLITNIVDVPIEKIRIGQEVHLVWHRVAEDVVIPLFSFGAE; from the coding sequence ATGTCGTCGGACATAGCAAAGGCGCCGCCATCGGGTCTCTTCCAGCTGACAACCGACCAGTGGACCAAACCCTTTTGGCAAGCAGCCGCCCAGCATCGCCTCGTTGCTCCGCGGTGTCGCAACTGCGCCACGTTCCGGATGCCGCCCACCCCCTTCTGCCCTCATTGTCTTTCTCAGGACCTCGATTGGCCTGAGCTGTCAGGCACGGGCGTGATCTACAGCTACTCGGTCGTGTCGCGGGCGATCGTTCCGGAGATGGCAGATAGCATTCCCTACGTCCCTGCCCTCGTCGAATTTCCGGAGGCCGATGGCATCCGCCTCATCACAAATATTGTCGATGTGCCCATCGAGAAGATCCGCATAGGCCAGGAAGTTCATCTCGTGTGGCACAGAGTTGCCGAAGATGTCGTGATCCCCTTGTTTTCGTTCGGCGCGGAATAA